A region of Nitrospinota bacterium DNA encodes the following proteins:
- the purE gene encoding 5-(carboxyamino)imidazole ribonucleotide mutase: MDVLILIGSESDMDTAVESEKVLNEMGVTYELHICSAHRTPEKTRALVKRAEAEGAKVIIAGAGMSAHLAGVVSAETVLPVIGIPMGGGALNGMDALMSTVNMPGGVPVATVSIGKAGGKNAALLAVRIMALSNKRLRKKLEAYRVKIAAEVEEADGRVQKQRTGK, translated from the coding sequence ATGGACGTTCTGATACTGATTGGAAGCGAGTCGGACATGGATACGGCCGTGGAGTCCGAAAAAGTTTTGAACGAAATGGGCGTCACCTATGAGCTTCACATCTGCTCCGCCCACAGGACTCCGGAAAAGACACGGGCGCTGGTTAAACGGGCGGAGGCCGAGGGGGCAAAGGTTATCATCGCCGGGGCTGGCATGTCTGCCCATCTGGCGGGGGTGGTGTCGGCGGAAACCGTTCTTCCGGTTATAGGCATTCCCATGGGCGGCGGGGCGCTGAACGGGATGGACGCGCTGATGTCCACGGTAAACATGCCAGGCGGGGTGCCCGTGGCCACGGTATCCATAGGCAAAGCCGGGGGAAAGAACGCGGCATTGCTGGCCGTTCGAATCATGGCGTTGTCCAACAAACGTCTGCGCAAAAAGCTTGAGGCTTATCGGGTAAAAATCGCCGCCGAGGTGGAAGAGGCCGACGGGCGCGTTCAGAAACAAAGGACGGGTAAATAG
- a CDS encoding glycosyltransferase: MKVALVHDWLTGMRGGENVLEIFCRMFPEADLYTLLHVKGSVSKTIENRRIYTSFLQNMPAVEKKYRWYLPLMPSAIESFKLEGYDMVLSSSHCVAKGIKPGGAPHLCYCFTPMRYAWDMYPQYFNPNRFSPPTLWAIASVMPYLRRWDVRTAGRVKKFVAISHHVRERIKRWYGAEADVIYPPVDVEFYTPGNGERGGEYLMVSAFAPYKRVDLAIEAFNANRKPLRIVGSGEDGARLRKMAGPNIVFESGASRERLRELYRAAKALVYPGEEDFGIIPVEAMACGAPVVAYGRGGQAETVTPLDNPDGRNPTGVFFLEQTVDGLEEALETFEEEFSSFIAGACRKSSERFSSLEFKNSFMDAIKDFMKQHGVDHVDFPF, from the coding sequence ATGAAAGTGGCGCTGGTTCACGATTGGCTCACCGGCATGCGCGGCGGCGAGAACGTGCTGGAGATATTCTGCCGCATGTTCCCGGAGGCGGACCTATACACCCTCCTTCACGTTAAAGGCTCCGTGTCGAAGACCATCGAGAACCGGCGGATTTACACCTCGTTCCTTCAAAACATGCCCGCCGTGGAGAAAAAGTACAGGTGGTATTTGCCCCTGATGCCCTCCGCTATCGAGTCGTTCAAGCTGGAAGGGTACGACATGGTTCTGTCCTCCAGCCATTGCGTGGCGAAGGGCATCAAACCCGGCGGCGCGCCCCATCTTTGCTACTGTTTCACCCCCATGCGTTACGCGTGGGACATGTACCCCCAATATTTCAATCCAAACCGGTTCTCCCCTCCCACCCTTTGGGCCATAGCCTCGGTGATGCCGTATCTTCGCCGATGGGATGTGAGAACCGCCGGGCGCGTTAAAAAATTCGTGGCCATTTCCCATCATGTGAGGGAACGGATAAAACGATGGTATGGGGCCGAGGCGGATGTTATTTACCCGCCGGTGGATGTGGAATTTTACACTCCCGGAAACGGGGAGCGGGGCGGCGAATACCTTATGGTCTCCGCGTTCGCGCCATATAAAAGAGTTGATTTGGCCATCGAGGCTTTCAACGCCAATCGAAAACCTCTCCGGATAGTGGGCTCCGGGGAAGACGGGGCGCGTCTGCGGAAAATGGCCGGGCCGAACATAGTTTTCGAATCCGGAGCCAGCCGTGAACGCCTGCGGGAACTATATAGGGCCGCCAAAGCCCTGGTGTATCCCGGCGAGGAGGATTTCGGCATAATCCCCGTGGAGGCCATGGCCTGCGGCGCGCCGGTGGTGGCCTATGGCCGTGGCGGCCAGGCTGAAACGGTTACCCCGCTGGATAATCCCGATGGCAGAAACCCCACCGGCGTGTTCTTCCTTGAGCAGACGGTGGATGGGCTTGAAGAGGCGTTGGAAACTTTCGAAGAAGAGTTCTCATCTTTTATTGCAGGAGCATGCAGAAAATCGTCGGAGCGGTTTTCCTCGCTGGAATTCAAAAACAGCTTCATGGACGCTATTAAGGATTTCATGAAACAACATGGCGTTGATCATGTGGATTTTCCGTTTTGA
- a CDS encoding glycosyltransferase has protein sequence MNFSTGAGALPPMSVGVINYNGAGCVLDTLESIFNSGYPSLDVVVVDDCSTDNSPDMIKNRFPQARVFIQERNQGPNAARNRALREAKNEIVFITDNDITLEKNCLQLLAQSLLADDNAGVATPMVLDAVERDRIYSNGAALHFACFGVIPLRRQKIPAGLDMANRLSVCGSGGIMLTKKTVAEAVGMFDEDFYFGYDDGEYTYRVSASGRDVIQVPSARIYHIEKPGRNPKRLRYQVRGRLDFMLKNYASRSFVLLAPALFIFEAANFTFLAAKGAGMEWARGVGMILKSFGGIMEKRRATLSIKKRPDKELLTSGEIFMFPSRLGGGILPKAKKLFEGFLDAYWRVVSPFLTK, from the coding sequence ATGAACTTCTCAACCGGGGCCGGGGCGCTACCCCCCATGTCTGTGGGGGTAATAAACTATAATGGCGCGGGATGCGTCCTTGATACGCTGGAGTCCATCTTCAACTCTGGCTACCCTTCGCTGGACGTGGTGGTGGTGGACGATTGCTCCACCGACAACTCGCCGGATATGATTAAAAACCGGTTCCCACAGGCCCGCGTCTTCATACAGGAGCGGAACCAGGGGCCCAACGCCGCCCGCAACCGGGCCCTGCGCGAGGCGAAGAACGAAATCGTCTTCATTACCGATAACGACATCACGCTGGAGAAAAACTGCCTTCAATTGCTGGCGCAGTCTCTGCTGGCGGACGATAACGCGGGCGTGGCCACCCCCATGGTTCTGGACGCGGTGGAGCGGGACAGGATCTACTCCAACGGCGCGGCGCTCCATTTCGCCTGTTTCGGCGTAATACCATTGCGGCGCCAGAAAATCCCCGCGGGGCTGGATATGGCCAACCGCCTTTCGGTTTGCGGGTCCGGCGGCATAATGCTCACTAAGAAAACGGTGGCAGAGGCCGTGGGCATGTTCGACGAGGACTTTTATTTCGGGTACGACGACGGGGAGTACACGTACCGGGTGTCAGCTTCAGGCCGGGACGTGATACAGGTTCCATCGGCGCGGATATACCATATAGAAAAACCCGGCCGGAACCCGAAAAGGCTTCGCTACCAGGTGCGCGGAAGACTGGATTTCATGCTGAAAAACTACGCCTCCCGCTCGTTTGTCCTTCTGGCCCCAGCGCTCTTTATCTTCGAGGCGGCCAATTTCACTTTCCTCGCCGCAAAAGGCGCAGGCATGGAATGGGCCAGAGGGGTGGGGATGATATTGAAAAGTTTCGGCGGGATAATGGAGAAGCGCCGCGCCACGCTGTCCATTAAAAAACGGCCGGACAAGGAGCTTTTAACCTCGGGAGAAATATTCATGTTCCCATCGCGGCTAGGGGGCGGGATCCTTCCAAAGGCCAAAAAACTTTTCGAGGGGTTCCTGGACGCCTACTGGCGGGTGGTATCCCCTTTTTTGACGAAATAG
- a CDS encoding glycosyltransferase family 4 protein yields the protein MRIGIDARKIYDTGIGRHISNLVDNLLEVDGGHHYVLFVTPEDFDRLAYPEERVTKIIEPAPKYSLKEHWTLARNADGQRLDIFHAPHYVLPYFMKTPAVVTVHDAIHVIDPSYGFAARTYARVMIGSAVKRARAVITVSQRTKEDLVELFEARGDKIRVIPNGGGGDFTRPPEPVIISTLSQMGIQPGYFLFVGSDRPHKNQKAVAEVLNRLDNSFRFAIAGRTRPEARKIFEKFGSRVTFVDFVDKTRMAALYSGAAALLFPSYHEGFGLPPLEAMACGTPVVASNRSSIPEVVGDAAVLVDPDDYESMAYQLREIAMDNRYRAELARKGHERVKIFSWRKMAEATLEVYEAAVR from the coding sequence ATGCGCATTGGAATCGACGCCCGCAAAATATACGACACCGGCATAGGACGGCACATTTCAAACCTCGTGGACAACCTTCTGGAGGTTGATGGCGGCCATCATTACGTCCTGTTCGTGACCCCGGAAGATTTTGACCGGCTGGCCTATCCAGAAGAGCGCGTCACTAAAATAATTGAGCCCGCCCCGAAATACTCCCTAAAAGAGCATTGGACTCTGGCCCGGAACGCGGACGGGCAACGGCTGGACATTTTCCACGCTCCCCATTATGTCCTGCCTTATTTCATGAAAACCCCAGCCGTGGTCACCGTCCACGACGCAATCCATGTCATTGACCCTTCTTACGGATTCGCCGCAAGAACCTACGCGCGCGTAATGATAGGCTCCGCGGTGAAACGGGCGCGGGCGGTGATCACCGTCTCGCAACGGACGAAAGAGGATTTGGTCGAATTGTTCGAGGCGAGGGGAGACAAAATCCGGGTTATCCCTAACGGTGGAGGAGGCGATTTTACCAGACCGCCGGAGCCGGTGATTATTTCCACGCTGAGCCAGATGGGCATACAGCCAGGCTATTTCCTTTTCGTAGGCTCCGACCGGCCCCACAAAAATCAAAAAGCCGTAGCGGAAGTTTTGAACAGGTTGGATAATTCGTTCCGGTTCGCCATCGCTGGCAGGACGCGGCCGGAGGCGCGGAAAATTTTTGAAAAGTTCGGATCGCGGGTAACGTTTGTGGACTTTGTGGATAAAACCCGGATGGCCGCTCTTTATTCCGGGGCCGCGGCCCTTTTGTTTCCCTCATACCATGAAGGATTCGGCCTGCCACCGCTGGAGGCCATGGCCTGCGGAACGCCGGTAGTGGCCTCGAACCGCTCCTCCATCCCGGAAGTGGTGGGGGACGCCGCTGTTCTGGTGGATCCGGACGATTATGAGTCCATGGCCTATCAACTGCGGGAGATCGCCATGGACAACCGTTACCGCGCGGAACTTGCGCGGAAAGGACATGAGCGGGTGAAAATCTTCTCCTGGCGCAAAATGGCCGAGGCCACGCTGGAAGTTTACGAGGCGGCTGTACGATGA
- a CDS encoding methyltransferase domain-containing protein, translated as MPFTILHKIANTPAIKRFLTENRLFVKLYFNWRYLTADPYNVEKSEFERDKLQRTLEAIKPVGHVKSALEIGCGEGFLTEPLAKISARALGVDISGLVVNRARERFAHAPNIRFKVADILTCDFGEKFDLIACSEVLYYFELAQLPLVVERISDLLNPGGALLLCHARALGDDDSGVPMKKFGAKTIHELFISSPGFTKVYDQTYPMYRITLIRKD; from the coding sequence ATGCCTTTTACCATTTTACACAAGATAGCCAACACCCCGGCCATCAAGCGGTTCCTTACCGAGAACCGGCTTTTCGTGAAACTGTACTTCAACTGGCGATACCTGACGGCCGACCCATACAATGTGGAGAAGTCCGAATTTGAGAGGGATAAGCTACAAAGGACCCTTGAGGCCATAAAACCTGTCGGGCATGTAAAGAGCGCGCTGGAGATAGGTTGCGGCGAGGGGTTTCTCACCGAGCCGCTGGCGAAAATATCGGCCCGCGCTTTGGGGGTGGACATCTCGGGGCTGGTGGTAAACCGCGCGCGGGAACGGTTCGCCCACGCGCCGAATATCCGGTTCAAAGTGGCGGACATCTTAACCTGCGATTTCGGCGAGAAGTTCGACCTTATCGCCTGCTCCGAGGTGCTTTATTATTTTGAACTGGCCCAACTGCCGTTGGTGGTGGAGCGGATTTCAGACCTGTTAAACCCGGGCGGGGCGCTACTTTTATGTCATGCCAGGGCTTTGGGCGACGATGATTCCGGCGTGCCCATGAAAAAGTTCGGGGCCAAAACCATCCACGAGCTGTTCATAAGCTCGCCGGGATTCACGAAAGTTTACGACCAGACATACCCCATGTACCGGATAACGCTGATCCGGAAAGACTGA
- a CDS encoding HEPN domain-containing protein → MSEETKNHLTRADELLAVAEENLHNNHPADSVSRAYYAMFHAATAVLLMEGIERSSHKGIISAFGETFIKSGRLEKRFHEYFRAAFDARAFSDYFPSPPVQTSQAEETLSNAKAFVAACRAL, encoded by the coding sequence GTGAGCGAGGAAACGAAAAATCATCTTACAAGAGCTGACGAACTGCTGGCCGTAGCGGAAGAAAACCTCCACAACAACCATCCGGCAGACAGCGTAAGCCGCGCTTATTACGCCATGTTCCATGCCGCCACTGCCGTACTGTTGATGGAAGGAATTGAGAGATCTTCGCACAAAGGCATTATCAGCGCGTTCGGGGAAACATTTATCAAGAGCGGCCGCCTAGAAAAACGGTTTCATGAATATTTCCGGGCGGCCTTCGACGCAAGGGCATTCTCCGATTATTTTCCTTCCCCTCCTGTACAAACCAGTCAGGCGGAAGAAACGCTCTCTAATGCAAAGGCCTTTGTAGCGGCATGCAGGGCTTTATGA
- a CDS encoding polysaccharide deacetylase family protein translates to MNIFEPKNHWVQIAAELRNFRRGTYPGFVTGDKNGGLENIPVFSFHDVEPEKFMAQLIYLADNGYQTVTADEYLAMEGKSPTGRHVMLTFDDGRASLWNVAYPALMTRRMKAVAFILPGEIKEAKEPRKPTNSLSDTGGEPLATWPEITAMRDSLDFQSHSLYHFMVFVSDRVECFYSPQIRDRWIYIDLPVLREEDGDDYSRKYGLGAPFYSMESRLSDCLRSFEPPQVRHALEKHVADNGGSAFFNRSGWERELTTIHSEAVKGYKFQLETPEERDESIRHNLSRSKRDIEERLPGHRVDHLCFPFGVGGAAAARIAAHEGFKGLYWGTTLPAHATGMKGVLNVTRMKDDYIFRLPGKGRWPLWKVMGAKALRRAGLASW, encoded by the coding sequence ATGAACATCTTCGAGCCGAAAAACCATTGGGTTCAGATCGCCGCAGAGTTAAGGAATTTCCGGCGCGGGACATACCCGGGCTTTGTGACCGGAGATAAAAACGGGGGGCTGGAAAATATCCCGGTTTTTTCATTCCACGACGTGGAGCCGGAAAAATTCATGGCCCAGCTTATATACCTGGCGGACAACGGGTATCAAACGGTTACGGCGGACGAATACCTTGCCATGGAAGGGAAAAGCCCCACGGGCCGCCATGTGATGCTGACTTTCGACGACGGGCGGGCGTCCCTCTGGAACGTGGCTTACCCGGCGTTGATGACGCGGCGGATGAAGGCCGTGGCTTTCATCCTGCCCGGAGAGATAAAAGAAGCAAAAGAGCCCAGGAAACCCACAAACTCTTTGAGCGATACCGGCGGCGAACCTCTGGCCACCTGGCCGGAGATAACCGCAATGCGGGACAGTTTAGATTTCCAGAGCCACTCTCTTTACCATTTCATGGTCTTCGTGTCGGACAGGGTGGAGTGTTTTTACTCGCCCCAGATCAGGGATAGATGGATTTATATAGACCTCCCTGTATTGCGGGAAGAGGATGGGGACGATTACTCACGCAAATATGGGCTTGGCGCGCCGTTTTATTCCATGGAATCGCGCCTGTCGGACTGTTTGCGCTCATTTGAACCGCCCCAGGTCCGCCACGCTTTGGAAAAGCATGTGGCCGATAACGGAGGCTCCGCTTTTTTTAACAGATCCGGCTGGGAGCGGGAATTGACGACGATCCACTCGGAGGCCGTCAAGGGCTATAAATTCCAGTTGGAAACGCCCGAAGAGCGGGACGAAAGCATCCGTCACAACCTTTCAAGGTCTAAGCGGGATATTGAAGAGCGACTGCCGGGGCATCGGGTGGACCATCTTTGTTTTCCTTTCGGTGTTGGCGGGGCGGCGGCGGCACGGATAGCGGCCCACGAAGGTTTTAAAGGGCTTTATTGGGGAACAACATTGCCCGCCCACGCCACCGGCATGAAGGGAGTGTTAAACGTCACACGAATGAAAGACGATTACATTTTCCGCCTGCCGGGCAAGGGGCGCTGGCCACTATGGAAGGTTATGGGCGCTAAAGCCCTGCGGCGCGCCGGATTGGCGAGTTGGTGA
- a CDS encoding sodium ion-translocating decarboxylase subunit beta, which yields METIALSDGFNKIFSLTGLYGLTTGNVVMIGVSLVLMYLAIKKNFEPLLLLPIGFGCLMANMPMGNMASGDEGGLLYFFYQGVKHEIWPPLIFLGVGALTDFGPLLANPSTLILGAAAQIGVYITLVMAVVIGFSVKEAAAIGIIGGADGPTAIYLTNKLAPELLGPIAVAAYSYMSLVPIIQPPIMRWLTTEKERKIRMEQLKPVSREVKIIFPIVTTIICSLLLPAAAPLIGMLMLGNLFRECGVTKRLHETSETHLINVVTILLAMAVGSSMTAESFLRLETIKIIILGLFAFATATAGGVLIGKLMSKLSGGKINPLIGSAGVSAVPMAARVSQKVGQEADPYNYLLMHAMGPNVAGVIGTAVAAGMMLAMFGVTGGQAPGEMEAMISKGAEFVLSILRG from the coding sequence ATGGAAACAATCGCCCTTTCGGACGGGTTCAACAAGATATTTTCGCTCACCGGTTTATATGGGCTTACCACGGGCAACGTGGTAATGATCGGTGTCTCGCTGGTACTGATGTACCTTGCCATAAAGAAAAACTTCGAGCCGCTTCTTCTACTACCTATCGGGTTTGGATGCCTGATGGCCAACATGCCGATGGGGAACATGGCCTCTGGCGATGAAGGAGGGCTTCTATATTTCTTCTATCAGGGTGTAAAGCACGAGATTTGGCCGCCGCTGATTTTCCTGGGCGTAGGGGCGCTTACCGATTTCGGCCCGTTGCTGGCCAACCCCTCTACCCTTATCCTTGGCGCGGCGGCGCAGATAGGGGTCTATATCACTCTGGTAATGGCGGTGGTCATCGGTTTCTCCGTTAAAGAGGCGGCGGCCATAGGCATTATAGGCGGGGCCGATGGGCCCACGGCCATTTACCTCACCAACAAGCTGGCGCCGGAGCTTTTGGGTCCGATAGCCGTGGCGGCCTATTCCTACATGTCACTGGTCCCTATCATCCAGCCTCCCATAATGAGGTGGCTTACCACCGAAAAAGAGCGGAAGATACGCATGGAGCAGTTAAAGCCTGTAAGCCGCGAGGTGAAGATAATATTCCCCATCGTCACCACCATAATATGCTCGTTACTGCTTCCTGCGGCGGCTCCGTTAATAGGCATGCTGATGCTGGGGAACCTTTTCCGCGAATGCGGTGTCACAAAAAGGCTCCATGAGACTTCGGAGACCCATCTAATCAATGTGGTCACTATCCTCCTGGCGATGGCGGTGGGGTCTTCCATGACGGCGGAATCGTTCCTGCGGCTGGAGACCATAAAGATTATAATCCTGGGTCTTTTCGCTTTCGCCACAGCCACGGCAGGGGGCGTTCTTATAGGCAAGCTGATGAGCAAACTGTCCGGAGGGAAAATAAACCCGCTAATCGGGTCGGCGGGGGTGTCGGCGGTGCCGATGGCCGCCCGGGTGTCGCAAAAGGTGGGACAGGAGGCGGATCCGTATAACTATCTTCTCATGCACGCCATGGGGCCAAATGTGGCGGGGGTTATAGGCACGGCGGTGGCGGCGGGGATGATGCTGGCCATGTTCGGCGTCACCGGCGGGCAGGCGCCGGGGGAGATGGAGGCCATGATTTCAAAAGGGGCGGAATTTGTTCTGTCCATCCTGAGAGGTTGA
- a CDS encoding nucleotidyltransferase domain-containing protein has translation MTVRKENALRIVRDLRGKLFSVYGGRLKGVYLYGSHARDEATEDSDIDVAIVLTGALNRSDEARRVNSLLSDLCLRENTLISALFISEEEWANHPFAIHRSIFRDGIAA, from the coding sequence ATGACCGTTCGCAAGGAAAACGCATTAAGAATTGTCCGGGATCTGCGCGGCAAACTGTTCAGCGTGTACGGTGGGCGGTTGAAAGGTGTTTATCTTTACGGCTCCCATGCGCGGGATGAGGCTACGGAAGATTCCGATATTGATGTGGCAATCGTTTTAACTGGTGCTTTGAACCGGTCTGATGAAGCCAGACGGGTAAACAGTTTGCTTTCGGACTTATGTCTCAGGGAAAACACGCTTATATCGGCGCTCTTTATTTCCGAGGAAGAATGGGCAAACCATCCATTCGCCATCCATAGGAGCATCTTTAGAGACGGGATAGCGGCGTGA
- a CDS encoding FAD-binding protein — protein sequence MMDPEVKRTIKGLFPPEDVTDAPEDLMVYGYDATGEERKPEIAIFPRTPEQVSAVLKLANQHRFPVTPRGAGSGFVGAAIPTHYGVEMVMTRMNRILEIDTDNLTAVVEPGLVTEKFQKAVEAQGLFYPPDPASLKMSTLGGNVAMGAGGPRAVKYGVTRDYVLGLEVVLPTGEIINTGAKTVKSVVGYDLTRLMVGSEGTLGVITKIRLRLLPKPETARTMLAIFPTVDSAAKTVSAVIRAKVIPTTLEFMDKSAVAAVEDYLHAGLPTDAAAILLIETDGTAAAAESDLARIQNICGENGAVRIQVAKNEEERETLWKVRRSISPAILRVRPSKINEDVTVPRSRIPDLMTRLAALSEKIGMPIINFGHAGDGNIHVNVMTDKRDKTEYERAKKAIDDVFRICLELEGTLSGEHGVGISKAPYIEQEIGRIGIDLTKRIKTAFDPNNILNPGKIVPDETPLAMTALHG from the coding sequence ATGATGGATCCGGAAGTAAAGCGGACAATCAAGGGCCTTTTCCCGCCGGAGGATGTCACCGACGCCCCGGAAGACCTGATGGTGTACGGTTACGACGCCACAGGGGAGGAAAGGAAACCCGAAATCGCCATATTCCCCCGCACACCCGAGCAGGTGAGCGCGGTTCTAAAACTGGCCAACCAGCATCGTTTCCCCGTCACTCCCAGGGGCGCGGGCTCCGGTTTTGTTGGGGCGGCCATTCCCACCCATTATGGTGTGGAAATGGTAATGACCAGGATGAACCGCATACTTGAGATAGACACTGATAACCTCACCGCCGTGGTGGAGCCGGGGCTGGTGACGGAGAAATTCCAGAAAGCCGTGGAGGCCCAGGGGCTGTTCTACCCGCCGGACCCGGCCTCGCTTAAAATGTCCACCCTCGGCGGCAACGTGGCAATGGGCGCGGGCGGCCCGAGGGCGGTAAAATACGGCGTAACGCGAGACTACGTTCTGGGGCTGGAGGTTGTTCTTCCAACGGGGGAGATAATCAACACCGGCGCCAAGACCGTCAAAAGCGTGGTGGGATACGACTTAACAAGGCTGATGGTGGGTTCGGAAGGCACGTTGGGCGTGATAACCAAGATACGCCTGCGCCTATTGCCCAAACCGGAGACCGCCCGCACCATGCTGGCCATATTCCCCACGGTGGACTCGGCGGCCAAGACCGTGTCCGCCGTTATCCGGGCAAAGGTAATTCCCACCACCCTGGAGTTTATGGACAAGAGCGCCGTGGCGGCGGTGGAGGATTATCTGCACGCTGGCCTGCCCACCGACGCGGCGGCCATTTTGCTCATAGAGACCGATGGAACGGCCGCCGCCGCCGAAAGCGACCTGGCGCGGATACAGAACATTTGTGGCGAGAATGGCGCCGTAAGGATACAGGTGGCCAAGAACGAGGAGGAGCGGGAGACGCTATGGAAGGTGCGCCGCTCCATATCCCCGGCCATCCTGCGGGTGCGCCCCTCTAAGATAAACGAGGATGTCACCGTTCCCCGCTCCCGCATACCAGACCTTATGACGCGTCTGGCGGCCCTGTCGGAGAAAATAGGCATGCCCATCATCAACTTCGGCCACGCCGGGGATGGGAACATCCACGTGAACGTTATGACCGACAAGCGTGACAAGACGGAGTACGAACGGGCCAAGAAGGCCATAGACGACGTGTTCCGCATCTGCCTGGAGCTGGAGGGCACCCTGTCCGGCGAGCATGGGGTGGGCATATCCAAGGCCCCGTACATAGAGCAGGAGATAGGCCGGATAGGCATTGATTTGACCAAACGGATAAAAACGGCTTTCGACCCCAATAACATCTTGAATCCGGGAAAGATCGTGCCGGACGAAACGCCGCTGGCGATGACAGCCTTGCACGGATGA